Below is a window of Paramagnetospirillum magneticum AMB-1 DNA.
GGGCACAATTCCAGGGCGTGGCGTCAGCCGTAACGCACTCCGGTGCCGCCCAGGCCGCAATAGCCGCCCGGTTCCTTGGCCAGATATTGCTGGTGATAGCCCTCGGCCCAGTAGAACCGCCCGGCCGGGGCGATCTCGGTGGTGATGGCGCCGAAGCCGGCCCGCCGCAGCGCTTCGCCATAGGCCTTGGCCGAGGCCTCGGCCGCCGCCTGCTGCTCCGGGGTGGTCCAGTAGATGGCCGAGCGGTACTGGGTGCCGATATCGTTTCCCTGGCGCATGCCCTGGGTCGGATTGTGTCCTTCCCAGAACAGCCGCAGCAGCGCGGTGTAAGAGACCTCCGCCGGGTCGAATGCCACCAGCACCGCCTCGGTGTGGCCGGTCTGCGCCGAGCACACCTCCTCGTAGGTGGGGTTGAGGGTGAAGCCGCCCGTATAGCCCACGGAGGTGGAATAGACGCCGCCGGTCTTCCAGAACAGCCGCTCGGCACCCCAGAAACAGCCCATGCCGAAGCAAGCCACCTCCATTCCCACGGGAAAGGGCGGCTTCAAGAGGGTGTCGAGCACGTAGTGGCGTTCGGGCACGCGGATTTCGCTGGCGCGG
It encodes the following:
- the msrA gene encoding peptide-methionine (S)-S-oxide reductase MsrA, translating into MSLWGPSKTVMVSADKALPGRASEIRVPERHYVLDTLLKPPFPVGMEVACFGMGCFWGAERLFWKTGGVYSTSVGYTGGFTLNPTYEEVCSAQTGHTEAVLVAFDPAEVSYTALLRLFWEGHNPTQGMRQGNDIGTQYRSAIYWTTPEQQAAAEASAKAYGEALRRAGFGAITTEIAPAGRFYWAEGYHQQYLAKEPGGYCGLGGTGVRYG